The window GTCCTCCGGCGTCGTCGGCGCAATCAAGAAGATCGTATCTATCTTATTTTCTCTTGCGTAGCGTACCACCTCACCTGCCTCCTCTATCGGCAGGTCCGGGATGATAACACCATCGCCGCCTGCTTCCGCAAGTTTGTTCATGAACCGCGCGACCCCGAACCGCAAGATCGGATTGTAGTACCCCATCACGACGATCGGCGTATCGATTTCTTTTCTGAGAGCGGCAATGATCTCAAAGATCTTCTGGGGTCTCATTCCCGATTCTAACGCTCGCCCTGCCGCCGCCTGGATAGTTGGACCGTCTGCGATCGGATCCGAGAACGGTATGCCAAGCTCTATGATGTCCGCATGCTGCGCGATCGCTACGGCTATTCCCGGCGTTCGTGACGGATCGGGATCACCAGCCATAAGGTATGCGATCAACGCGCATTCACCCCTTCCTTCAAGTTCCGCAAAGGTATTATCTATTCCGCTCATTGAGTGCCCTCTCTATTATCTCAACATCCTTGTCTCCTCGCCCCGAAAGGCAAACGACAACAATGTCGTCGCGACCTAACTTTCCCGTCTCCACCAATTTTGCCACGTACGCCAGCGCATGCGCCGATTCGAGTGCCGGCAATATCCCTTCATATTGGCATAACAGCTCGAACGCGTACAGCGTCTCACCATCGGTTACTATGTCATAGGTGACACGACCAGCGTCCTTCAGAAACGCATGCTCGGGACCGACGCCCGAATAATCGAGCCCTGGCGCAACGCTGTGTGTCGGCATGATCTGACCGTCTTCGTCCTGTAATAGATAACTGTATGCACCGTGCAGGACGCCCTTACTACCCGCGCAGAGCGTCGCGGAATGTCTCCCGGATTCAATACCCGATCCTCCGGCCTCTACTCCGTAGATCGCCACGCCGTCATCATCGAGGAAATCGTAGAACAGCCCGATACTGTTGCTGCCACCGCCAACGCACGCAACGAGCGCATCCGGCAGCCGCCCTTCGATTTCCTGCATCTGCCGTTTTGTTTCCTGCCCAATCACCCGCTGGAAATCGCGCACTATCATCGGATAGGGGTGCGGTCCGACAATCGAACCTAAAAGATAATGCGTATCCTGCACATTCGTCACCCAGTCCCGTATCGCCTCGTTGATCGCGTCCTTCAACGTTTTCGAGCCACTGCCCACCGGATGAACTTCCGCACCCAGCAATTTCATTCGGAACACGTTCAGCCGCTGCCGTTCTATGTCCTCCTCGCCCATGTAAATCTCCGCTTTCAGGCCGAACATCGCACCCACTATTGCAGTCGCCAAGCCGTGCTGACCTGCTCCGGTCTCCGCAATTATCCTCTCCTTACCCATCCGTTTCGCTAACAACGCTTGACTGATTGTATTGTTTAGCTTATGCGCGCCGCCGTGAACGAGATCCTCGCGCTTAAGGTAAAGTCTGGTGCCAAACATATCGGAAAGCCGTGAGCAGAAGTAAAGAGGGGTCGGCCTACCGGCAAACGACCTTAAATAAAAGTCCCGCTCTTCCCTGAATTGCTCGTCCTTACCGTAGCGAAGATACGCCTCCTCGAGCTCTTCCAGCGCGTGCATCAAGACCTCGGGGACGAATTGTCCGCCGTACTCACCAAATTTCCCCGCTTTCGGATATTCCCCTATGTACATCTCGCATTCCTCACGAATTCTAAAACCTTCTCCTTGCTTTTCCGCCCACCTGAAGATTCCACACCGCTCGCGACATCGACACCATACGGCTTCACCGCTTTTATCGCCTCTACCACATTCCGGGGTGTTAACCCTCCTGAGAGAATCACGGGGACGGTGCTCTGTTTCACGATCTCCCGGCTTTTAGCCCAGCTGTGCTTTCTACCCGTCCCGCCAATTCGATCGGAAAACGTATCAAGAAGTATGAAATCCACATAATCCGCTTCGGGCATAACGCCATGAATTGTTCCATCTTCAGCTATATGCACGGTTTTTATCACGTTCACCTCAGGAAGTGCCTCTCGGACTGATTTCAAGAACTCATTCGATTCAAAGCCGTGCAGCTGCACGCCAAATGGCTCAATCCTTCTGGCCACTTCCTCTACTTCGTCCACAGACCTCGGACAGAGGACCGCCACGATGGTTATAGCATTTCCTATCTCCTTCGCGATTTTTTCCGCTTCATCTATGCGTAGTTTCCGCGGTGTTTCTACCGGCACATCCACTATCATACCGAGTATATCCGCACCGCTTTCCACGACAAGCTGAGCATCTGCCGTATTCGTAATACCGCAAATCTTCACACTCACGCCGTTATGCATGACTTTATAAACTCCTTTGGATCCTCTGACTGCATCAACGCAGTCCCGATGAGTAAAGCATCCGCGCCGCAATCAAATAAATAGCGCGCATCCGCCGATGTCTTAACCCCCGACTCACTTATCAGTATCGTATCCCCAGGAACGTACTCCGAAAGTCGTGCAGTCGTCTCAATATCTACCGTAAGCGTCCTGAGGTCCCGATTATTGATGCCAATGATATCGGCTCCTGCAGATACTGCCGATTCGATCTCCTCTGCCGAGTGGCATTCAACCACCGCCTCCAGTCCCAGATCGCCCACCACATCCAACAGCTGCTCCACCGGCGAAATCCCTTCAATGAGCAGTACTGCATCCGCGCCGTATCCAAACGCCTCCAGGATTTGGTACTCGTCCACCACGAAGTCCTTGTAGAGCACCGGGATGCTCGCGTTACCCTTCACGCGTGACACGTTTGCAACCTCGCCTCCGAAATGCGTCGAAGTAAGAACCGATAGCGCCGTTGCACATCCTGCTTCATATTCGCGGGCTATGGATACAATATCTCTGGTTCCTATAAGATCCCCAGTGGTCGGTGATCTCGGCTTTATCTCCGCTATTATCGCCTTATCATTTTTTTTAATGGCATTTGATAGCCTGAGGACTTTACTCTTTCGTTCCGGAATTCTTTCCTCTCTCCTTCTTTCAACTGCTAGCTTAGTGTCCTTGACCATCCTGTCTATTAAATCGTTCGAGTCCCTATTCATTTCTTGTAAACCGAACCAAATCTTCAAGCTTTCGGTACGCGTCGCCCGAATCGACAGAAAGAGCAGCGAGTTCAAAGCCCTCCTTCAGATCCTCTGCGAGGCCTCCGACAACCAGCGCTGCCGCAGCATTCATCAAAACTGCATCTCTCCGCACTCCTTGATGTCCCTGGAGAATATCAAGAGCAATTTGCGCGTTTTCTTCCGCATTTCCACCCTCTATTTCGCTTACCTTCGCTCGGTGCAGCCCGAAATCCTCGGGGGATATGTTGTAGGTTGCAATCTTACCGCCTTTGAGTTCCGCTACTTTCGTTTCACCAATGGGTGAGATTTCAT of the Methanomicrobia archaeon genome contains:
- a CDS encoding tryptophan synthase subunit alpha, giving the protein MSGIDNTFAELEGRGECALIAYLMAGDPDPSRTPGIAVAIAQHADIIELGIPFSDPIADGPTIQAAAGRALESGMRPQKIFEIIAALRKEIDTPIVVMGYYNPILRFGVARFMNKLAEAGGDGVIIPDLPIEEAGEVVRYARENKIDTIFLIAPTTPEDRIARICGYSSGFVYLVSLLGVTGAREAVSGVVKTMIARVVEKRPDIPPAVGFGISKPEHVREIAASGAKGVIVGSAIVDLIGKHKEEPDDMIAALEVFCAAMKEATRNR
- the trpB gene encoding tryptophan synthase subunit beta, with amino-acid sequence MYIGEYPKAGKFGEYGGQFVPEVLMHALEELEEAYLRYGKDEQFREERDFYLRSFAGRPTPLYFCSRLSDMFGTRLYLKREDLVHGGAHKLNNTISQALLAKRMGKERIIAETGAGQHGLATAIVGAMFGLKAEIYMGEEDIERQRLNVFRMKLLGAEVHPVGSGSKTLKDAINEAIRDWVTNVQDTHYLLGSIVGPHPYPMIVRDFQRVIGQETKRQMQEIEGRLPDALVACVGGGSNSIGLFYDFLDDDGVAIYGVEAGGSGIESGRHSATLCAGSKGVLHGAYSYLLQDEDGQIMPTHSVAPGLDYSGVGPEHAFLKDAGRVTYDIVTDGETLYAFELLCQYEGILPALESAHALAYVAKLVETGKLGRDDIVVVCLSGRGDKDVEIIERALNERNR
- a CDS encoding phosphoribosylanthranilate isomerase, translated to MHNGVSVKICGITNTADAQLVVESGADILGMIVDVPVETPRKLRIDEAEKIAKEIGNAITIVAVLCPRSVDEVEEVARRIEPFGVQLHGFESNEFLKSVREALPEVNVIKTVHIAEDGTIHGVMPEADYVDFILLDTFSDRIGGTGRKHSWAKSREIVKQSTVPVILSGGLTPRNVVEAIKAVKPYGVDVASGVESSGGRKSKEKVLEFVRNARCT
- a CDS encoding indole-3-glycerol-phosphate synthase produces the protein MNRDSNDLIDRMVKDTKLAVERRREERIPERKSKVLRLSNAIKKNDKAIIAEIKPRSPTTGDLIGTRDIVSIAREYEAGCATALSVLTSTHFGGEVANVSRVKGNASIPVLYKDFVVDEYQILEAFGYGADAVLLIEGISPVEQLLDVVGDLGLEAVVECHSAEEIESAVSAGADIIGINNRDLRTLTVDIETTARLSEYVPGDTILISESGVKTSADARYLFDCGADALLIGTALMQSEDPKEFIKSCITA